A genomic region of Myxococcaceae bacterium contains the following coding sequences:
- a CDS encoding rhodanese-like domain-containing protein translates to MDSLKEYLAEGGVVLDVRTREEVAQGANPVAINIPVSELGSSLSRLDKAQPVIVCCASGGRSAAARKLLMQNGFDNVLDVGPWRNSIDSAE, encoded by the coding sequence ATGGATTCTCTCAAAGAATATTTGGCCGAGGGCGGCGTGGTTTTGGATGTCCGAACACGAGAAGAAGTTGCTCAAGGGGCCAATCCTGTGGCGATTAATATTCCCGTGAGTGAATTGGGCTCAAGCTTGTCGAGGCTCGATAAAGCGCAGCCGGTCATTGTTTGTTGCGCTTCCGGAGGGCGCAGCGCAGCGGCACGTAAGCTTTTGATGCAAAACGGATTTGACAATGTTCTGGATGTAGGGCCGTGGCGTAACTCAATCGATTCGGCTGAGTAA
- the glyQ gene encoding glycine--tRNA ligase subunit alpha — MSKAQTFQEVILRLQQFWSEQGCMIAQPTGVEVGAGTLNKHTFLRVLGPEPWNVAYVEPSRRPTDGRYGENPNRFQHYYQFQVILKPAPRNPQELYLNSLRAIGLDPIENDIRFVEDDWEHPGLGAAGLGWEVWAQGMEVTQFTYFQQCGGLELDEVSCELTYGLERLAMCVLEVDNAYDLTWATLANGQKVTYADVHQQDEREWSHHHFHEVDIEMCQRHLNDYEKQAQSLLDAKLALPAYDYALKCSHLFNLLDARGAIKAIDRPTFIGRVRNLTKRCAELYLESRREQGFPMLKEVAQ; from the coding sequence ATGTCAAAAGCTCAGACTTTCCAAGAAGTTATCCTGAGGCTCCAGCAGTTCTGGTCCGAACAAGGTTGCATGATTGCTCAGCCCACCGGGGTAGAAGTCGGAGCCGGAACTCTCAATAAACACACGTTTTTACGCGTACTGGGACCGGAGCCTTGGAACGTGGCTTATGTCGAACCCTCAAGACGGCCCACCGATGGGCGCTATGGTGAAAACCCCAATCGGTTTCAGCATTACTACCAGTTTCAAGTCATCCTCAAACCAGCTCCTCGTAATCCTCAAGAACTCTACCTGAATTCTCTGCGGGCCATTGGGCTCGATCCGATTGAAAACGACATTCGTTTTGTTGAGGACGATTGGGAACATCCGGGCCTTGGAGCCGCCGGGCTTGGCTGGGAAGTTTGGGCACAGGGAATGGAAGTGACCCAGTTTACTTACTTTCAACAATGCGGCGGACTCGAATTGGACGAAGTATCCTGTGAGCTTACCTATGGCCTTGAGCGGCTGGCCATGTGTGTTTTAGAAGTCGATAATGCCTACGACTTGACCTGGGCCACCTTAGCGAATGGGCAAAAAGTGACCTATGCCGATGTGCACCAGCAAGATGAACGCGAATGGTCTCATCATCATTTTCACGAAGTCGATATTGAAATGTGTCAACGACACTTAAACGACTATGAAAAGCAAGCCCAGAGCCTTCTCGATGCCAAGTTAGCCTTGCCCGCTTATGACTACGCTCTCAAGTGCAGTCATTTATTCAACCTCTTAGACGCTCGAGGCGCCATCAAAGCCATCGATCGACCGACATTTATTGGAAGAGTGCGAAATTTGACAAAACGATGCGCGGAGCTTTATCTCGAATCACGACGTGAACAAGGCTTTCCGATGCTGAAAGAGGTTGCTCAATGA
- a CDS encoding CDP-alcohol phosphatidyltransferase family protein, producing MIANQVTLARIAALPIPCAMLLFGDACWYWVAFFLFVFLGMTDFIDGMMARREGPTKLGSLLDPVADKIMIAAVTFALAVKGWVPVWIPVAILSREFLVTVLRSSVSLRKAEVKTTILAKLKTIIQMGGFGNVFLTVFLPTAYAQVVALFWALFFFAIWVVYRVFLKRNAPHWAAPVGFCFVYWYGLLQFLLTDQVCAGLCYVIVAITWVSAIDYLKTSFALIRSTGMFRFDWIRLFWVLSHSILAVWVGSVDFYLTIPVLIAVSFELATGGIDNIAISDGTVLSNRIFWPSSIVALALALYPQEPLAYVLAVLSLGMCLTAYRGVLWRFFPGR from the coding sequence ATGATTGCCAACCAAGTGACACTCGCTCGCATCGCTGCCTTGCCCATTCCGTGTGCAATGCTGCTGTTTGGGGATGCGTGTTGGTATTGGGTCGCCTTTTTTTTGTTTGTTTTTCTTGGGATGACCGATTTTATCGATGGCATGATGGCCAGGCGCGAGGGTCCTACCAAGCTTGGGAGTTTGCTCGATCCGGTCGCTGACAAGATTATGATTGCTGCGGTTACCTTTGCTCTGGCGGTCAAAGGTTGGGTCCCAGTTTGGATTCCGGTCGCAATTTTATCCCGAGAATTCTTAGTAACGGTTCTGCGTAGCAGTGTATCTTTGCGCAAAGCAGAAGTAAAAACGACTATTTTAGCCAAGCTGAAAACCATCATTCAGATGGGAGGATTTGGAAACGTCTTTCTGACTGTCTTTTTGCCGACTGCCTACGCTCAGGTGGTTGCCTTGTTCTGGGCTCTATTCTTTTTTGCGATTTGGGTTGTTTATCGCGTGTTTTTAAAGCGAAATGCTCCTCATTGGGCTGCTCCAGTAGGCTTTTGCTTTGTGTATTGGTACGGGTTGCTTCAGTTTCTTCTAACTGATCAAGTTTGCGCTGGTTTATGTTATGTGATTGTGGCAATTACTTGGGTGAGCGCGATCGATTATCTGAAAACCAGTTTTGCTCTGATTCGTTCGACCGGCATGTTCCGATTCGATTGGATTCGCTTGTTTTGGGTTCTTTCGCATTCCATCTTAGCAGTATGGGTAGGCAGCGTGGATTTCTATTTAACGATTCCTGTGCTGATCGCGGTATCCTTCGAACTGGCTACGGGTGGTATTGACAATATTGCGATTTCCGATGGAACCGTTTTATCAAATCGTATTTTTTGGCCAAGCAGCATCGTGGCTTTAGCGTTGGCGCTCTACCCTCAGGAACCGCTGGCTTATGTTTTGGCAGTGCTGAGTCTCGGAATGTGTTTAACGGCTTATCGAGGAGTTTTATGGCGATTTTTTCCGGGTCGATGA
- a CDS encoding tyrosine recombinase, whose product MTELLSWSQAITGFLNFAQVEKALSLNTLEAYERDLKRLAEFFQKQNALGPGEVMPKDLLHYQESFLLSLIGVRSQSRHLSTIRQFFRFWVREGVILKNPAVDLELPKMAKKLPQFLSLEEVDGLMAAIQEPRDYAMVCVLYATGLRVSELIGLDWQDIDLLRGFLKVRGKGSKERLVPLGERALESLSIFQERQGPLFRITRQGFWKKLKKYARIAGIQKSVSPHQLRHSFATHLVERGADLRGVQALLGHADLSTTEIYMHVDQRRLHQLYDKHHPRA is encoded by the coding sequence ATGACCGAACTGCTCTCTTGGTCGCAAGCGATTACTGGTTTTTTAAATTTTGCACAGGTTGAGAAGGCCTTGTCTTTGAATACTCTGGAAGCCTACGAACGAGATTTAAAGCGCTTGGCTGAGTTCTTTCAAAAACAAAACGCTTTAGGGCCTGGCGAAGTCATGCCTAAAGATTTGCTGCATTATCAAGAATCCTTTCTACTTTCTTTGATTGGGGTTCGCAGTCAGAGCAGGCACCTATCGACGATTCGGCAATTTTTCCGCTTTTGGGTGCGTGAAGGAGTGATTCTCAAAAACCCAGCGGTTGACTTGGAGTTGCCGAAGATGGCCAAAAAACTCCCCCAATTCTTAAGCCTTGAAGAGGTGGATGGGCTGATGGCAGCGATTCAAGAACCCAGGGATTACGCGATGGTATGCGTTCTTTACGCGACGGGTTTGCGTGTTTCTGAGCTCATCGGGCTGGATTGGCAAGATATTGATTTGTTACGCGGGTTTCTTAAAGTCCGAGGAAAAGGAAGCAAAGAACGCTTGGTGCCTTTGGGAGAACGCGCGTTGGAGTCGCTTTCCATTTTTCAGGAGAGGCAAGGGCCTTTGTTTCGAATAACTCGACAAGGATTTTGGAAAAAGCTTAAAAAATACGCCCGAATAGCCGGTATTCAAAAATCGGTTTCTCCGCATCAGCTTCGTCATAGTTTCGCCACCCATCTCGTGGAACGTGGTGCCGATTTAAGAGGGGTTCAGGCATTATTAGGACACGCGGATCTTTCCACAACCGAAATTTATATGCATGTTGACCAAAGGCGTTTGCATCAGCTATACGATAAACATCACCCAAGGGCTTGA
- a CDS encoding transposase gives MSEFEEECEKRGILLAVLAPKSPKLNGYFERLNGTWHSDFCDLFDLPTSLQELRPMLNDFTDSYNWDRPHDGIGLQTPQHFLEGLGIQVSPFQSQMS, from the coding sequence ATGTCAGAGTTTGAAGAAGAATGCGAGAAGAGAGGGATTCTTCTGGCAGTACTGGCTCCCAAGTCTCCGAAGCTAAACGGTTATTTTGAACGGCTTAATGGCACCTGGCATTCGGATTTCTGTGACCTGTTTGATTTGCCGACTTCCCTTCAGGAACTGCGACCGATGTTGAATGATTTTACGGATAGCTATAACTGGGACCGACCTCATGATGGGATTGGTTTACAAACACCCCAGCATTTTCTAGAAGGCTTAGGTATCCAAGTGAGCCCTTTCCAGTCTCAAATGTCTTGA
- a CDS encoding rRNA pseudouridine synthase: MSKERLHKALARAGVASRRQVEKMIDEGKVRVNDSQVRTQGFIIDPDADCVYVDGKRIHTASEQITERVYFLLYKPVGTVSTARDTAGRKTVIDLVLGAAAGRIYPVGRLDYDAEGALLMTNDGELTNQLIHPKYHVPKVYEVKVKGTPSEEQLNKLRRGIYLPDGPTGSSEIEVLRKAKVNTWLRVVLTQGKNNQIKNMFWRIEHPAQKLIRTHFAGISIAGLAPGEFRPLTKKELATLRSSAKR, translated from the coding sequence ATGTCAAAAGAGAGACTTCACAAAGCACTGGCCCGAGCGGGAGTTGCTTCAAGACGCCAAGTCGAGAAAATGATTGACGAGGGAAAAGTTCGTGTTAACGACTCCCAAGTTAGAACACAAGGGTTTATCATCGATCCGGACGCTGATTGCGTTTACGTCGATGGAAAGCGAATCCATACCGCGTCCGAGCAGATTACCGAACGAGTCTATTTCCTGTTGTATAAACCGGTTGGAACTGTGTCGACTGCACGCGATACGGCGGGTCGCAAGACGGTCATTGATTTGGTCTTGGGGGCTGCTGCCGGTCGGATTTATCCGGTCGGGCGTCTTGACTACGATGCAGAAGGTGCACTTTTGATGACCAACGACGGTGAGTTGACCAATCAGTTGATTCACCCCAAATACCATGTGCCGAAAGTATACGAAGTGAAGGTCAAGGGAACTCCTTCGGAGGAACAGTTAAATAAACTCCGACGTGGGATCTATTTACCCGACGGCCCGACGGGCTCCAGTGAAATCGAAGTGTTAAGAAAAGCCAAAGTCAACACTTGGCTTCGCGTGGTGCTGACACAAGGCAAAAATAACCAAATCAAGAATATGTTTTGGCGAATTGAGCATCCTGCTCAGAAACTCATCCGAACGCACTTTGCAGGCATCTCCATTGCAGGTCTCGCTCCCGGTGAATTCAGGCCTCTGACCAAAAAAGAACTGGCTACCTTAAGGTCTTCAGCCAAGCGATGA
- a CDS encoding sigma-70 family RNA polymerase sigma factor: MISKKIKTDRLSSAQESILVDQFQRGGNLKARNALVMANLGLVHFMVGQMLRSRFRYDDLLQEGILGLMRATETFETHRQVRFATYAVFWIRAKMQAFMAIDERDNQARGLNDPDERAMSIPEVNLEAEQRKSLVREALERVIQEVQSPYANAIVEHRLLADEPKSLEKVAKNLKISRETCRLLERKMLKLAKEQLAHRC; this comes from the coding sequence ATGATCAGTAAAAAAATCAAGACCGATCGGCTTAGCTCAGCGCAAGAATCCATTTTAGTCGATCAATTTCAGCGAGGAGGCAATCTCAAAGCTCGCAATGCGCTGGTGATGGCGAACCTGGGGCTTGTTCACTTTATGGTTGGGCAAATGTTGCGTTCACGTTTTCGATACGATGATTTGTTGCAAGAGGGAATACTGGGTCTCATGCGGGCAACGGAAACTTTCGAAACCCATCGACAAGTTCGATTTGCGACTTACGCGGTCTTTTGGATTCGAGCGAAGATGCAAGCTTTCATGGCGATTGATGAACGTGACAATCAAGCCCGCGGTTTAAACGATCCAGATGAACGAGCAATGTCGATTCCGGAGGTGAATCTAGAGGCAGAGCAAAGAAAGAGCTTGGTTCGCGAGGCTTTGGAACGCGTGATTCAAGAAGTACAAAGCCCTTACGCGAATGCCATTGTTGAGCATAGATTGCTGGCCGATGAACCGAAATCACTCGAAAAAGTCGCCAAGAATCTGAAGATTTCTCGAGAAACCTGTCGACTGCTGGAGAGAAAGATGCTGAAGCTTGCCAAAGAACAGCTTGCTCATCGGTGTTGA
- a CDS encoding glycine--tRNA ligase subunit beta has product MKLIYEIGCEELPAAAVDVALHFLPQQLEKELGAARLSFSHLLVHATPRRLVVEISDLSPTQSDLTLEILGPRVEQTFQATGELSPAVLGFLKAKNLDSAQTYSKQTDRGWVLAAQWAEKGKPAISVLPELLLRVTLQIPFAKTMRWESSRTRFARPIRWLLCLLDDQVVPFEIAGVHTSNRTCGHRFLAPSFQEVTTDTYSQHLEQSGIVLSKEEREARIWEQAQALAKSIGGRVKPDPELLSIVANLVESPWPVLGQFEQKYLDIPQEILISEMREHQKYFAVLDANEKLLPFFVLVSACQPSHPTRLAAGNARVLKARFEDGGFYYFEDQKKALSDFLPTPSLELMNCSRRLGELLAYPDPIELERATQLCKADLQTGVVGEFPELQGVMGSIYAAQQGESPAVCQGIREHYWPKFSGDALPQTQLGAILSVADRLHTLTSRKIPKGSADPYGLRRAAIGLTRLIVFNRFELDLQSLLPPDVLEFVMNRARSVFLENHSTLIVDATQSASKFNLLAWSDRIDALKQFNFAAVAAVFKRVSNLVSKSDDARHEASLESLESEADFALRDAILSVSLDSNFRTLLEELEAIKPILDRFFEETLVMCEDRALRNARLKLLMEVQTRASFVADFSRLSASS; this is encoded by the coding sequence ATGAAATTGATTTATGAAATTGGATGCGAAGAACTTCCGGCTGCAGCTGTAGATGTTGCGCTCCATTTTTTGCCACAACAGCTCGAAAAAGAGTTGGGTGCTGCTCGTTTAAGTTTTAGCCATCTCCTCGTCCATGCTACTCCTCGCCGACTGGTCGTTGAAATCTCTGATTTAAGTCCAACTCAAAGCGACCTGACACTGGAAATCCTTGGCCCTCGAGTCGAACAAACTTTTCAAGCAACCGGCGAATTAAGCCCGGCCGTTTTAGGCTTCTTAAAAGCCAAAAACCTCGACTCAGCCCAAACCTACTCAAAACAAACAGACAGAGGCTGGGTGCTGGCAGCTCAGTGGGCAGAAAAAGGAAAGCCGGCGATCTCTGTCCTACCCGAGCTTCTTTTGCGGGTGACGCTGCAAATCCCTTTTGCCAAAACCATGCGTTGGGAAAGCAGTAGGACCCGATTTGCTCGACCCATCCGATGGTTGTTATGCCTTTTGGACGACCAGGTCGTTCCTTTCGAAATCGCAGGCGTACACACAAGCAATCGAACTTGCGGACACCGATTCTTAGCGCCCTCGTTCCAGGAAGTGACAACGGATACTTATTCTCAACATCTGGAGCAATCTGGGATCGTATTGAGTAAAGAAGAACGTGAAGCCAGAATCTGGGAACAAGCACAAGCCTTGGCCAAAAGCATCGGTGGCCGCGTTAAACCAGATCCTGAGCTGCTCAGCATCGTAGCGAATCTCGTCGAATCTCCTTGGCCTGTTCTCGGTCAGTTCGAACAGAAATACTTGGATATCCCTCAAGAAATTTTGATTTCTGAGATGCGAGAGCATCAAAAGTACTTTGCTGTTTTAGACGCAAATGAGAAGTTGCTTCCATTCTTTGTGTTGGTGTCCGCTTGTCAACCGAGCCATCCAACAAGACTCGCTGCCGGCAATGCGCGGGTGCTGAAAGCTCGTTTTGAAGATGGGGGTTTTTACTACTTCGAAGACCAAAAGAAAGCCCTTTCGGACTTTTTGCCCACTCCCAGCCTGGAGCTGATGAACTGCTCGCGAAGGCTGGGTGAGCTTTTAGCCTATCCGGACCCCATCGAACTAGAACGTGCGACCCAATTATGCAAAGCAGACCTTCAAACCGGAGTCGTAGGCGAATTTCCTGAACTTCAGGGTGTCATGGGATCGATTTACGCCGCCCAACAAGGTGAATCACCCGCTGTTTGCCAGGGTATTCGAGAGCACTATTGGCCCAAATTCTCAGGCGATGCATTGCCTCAAACTCAATTGGGAGCCATTTTAAGTGTGGCGGATCGGCTGCATACTCTGACCAGTCGCAAAATCCCCAAAGGAAGTGCAGACCCCTACGGACTGCGAAGAGCCGCGATTGGGTTGACTCGGCTCATCGTATTCAATCGATTTGAGCTCGATCTCCAATCCTTGCTGCCTCCAGACGTACTGGAATTTGTCATGAACCGAGCCCGCAGTGTCTTCTTAGAAAATCACTCCACTTTGATAGTCGATGCAACCCAATCGGCTTCGAAATTCAATCTACTCGCCTGGAGTGATCGTATCGACGCATTGAAGCAATTTAATTTTGCTGCGGTTGCAGCTGTGTTTAAACGCGTCAGCAATCTGGTTTCCAAATCAGACGATGCGCGGCATGAAGCCTCTTTAGAGTCTCTGGAATCCGAAGCCGACTTTGCGTTACGCGATGCGATTCTAAGCGTTTCGCTGGACTCAAACTTCCGAACTCTTTTAGAAGAACTGGAAGCCATTAAACCCATTTTGGATCGCTTCTTCGAAGAAACACTGGTCATGTGTGAAGATCGAGCGCTTCGAAATGCACGGCTTAAGCTTTTAATGGAGGTCCAAACACGAGCCAGTTTTGTAGCCGATTTCAGCAGACTTAGCGCATCTTCTTGA
- a CDS encoding site-2 protease family protein produces the protein MTLGALILAITVHEFSHVAMARFLGDKTGEQLGRLTLDPFKHIDPIWTVALPAILIVASASTGAGVPIFAAGKPSPYNPNYLKRRFFGKELATRTAECWVALAGPLSNLLFASLCLLGVKYGGYEWAGLFQPFILLNISLFVFNLIPVPPLDGAKVLLAFLPHEAARKYELLAPQLSWFLLIALIFGGGTVVGYGVRMVLWGISWLLI, from the coding sequence ATGACTTTAGGAGCGTTAATTTTAGCAATTACCGTTCACGAATTTTCCCATGTAGCCATGGCTCGATTCTTAGGTGACAAAACAGGAGAGCAACTCGGGCGGCTTACGCTGGATCCTTTTAAACACATTGACCCCATTTGGACGGTTGCTTTGCCGGCTATCTTGATTGTTGCTTCCGCTTCTACGGGAGCAGGGGTTCCAATTTTCGCAGCTGGCAAGCCCTCACCCTATAATCCAAATTATTTGAAGCGTCGATTTTTTGGCAAAGAGCTGGCGACACGGACTGCGGAATGCTGGGTTGCCCTTGCAGGCCCGCTATCGAATCTGCTTTTTGCCTCTCTTTGTTTGTTGGGGGTGAAATACGGGGGATATGAATGGGCAGGTCTCTTTCAGCCCTTCATTTTGTTGAACATTTCGCTTTTTGTTTTTAACTTGATTCCTGTCCCTCCGCTCGATGGAGCAAAAGTACTTTTGGCGTTTCTGCCTCACGAAGCCGCTCGCAAATACGAACTGTTGGCTCCTCAATTATCGTGGTTTTTATTGATTGCTTTAATTTTTGGCGGGGGAACTGTCGTAGGGTATGGTGTGAGAATGGTGCTATGGGGAATATCATGGCTCTTAATCTAG
- the hemW gene encoding radical SAM family heme chaperone HemW → MNLIYNKNDYFGIYIHIPFCRRRCIYCDFYFTIQRPNPEFAQAILQEYESRQNERSESAQTLYFGGGTPSLLPVPELRTMIAALGKDASEITLEANPEDLNEAYLNELRAAGCNRLSLGIQSFEDPILKFLGRKHRSKQAYETVLLAKKAGFEQISVDLIVGIEGENLESARWLRDQEIGHLSVYLLTVEPFTPLARFIDQGRLKKIDEDVQADAYIRMQESLSMLGYQQYEISNYALPGQESLHNRIYWSQGTYLGLGPGAHSMRLHADGSVTRRRNLPLLNQWLQNPSSAPHEAELLTPVEALQEALAFGIRDLRGIVPEALARRHKTPLAANFKTCVQELMDRHWLAQEHGRIYLTQTGARFADAVSRAFLTQASE, encoded by the coding sequence GTGAATTTAATATATAACAAAAACGATTATTTCGGTATTTATATACATATTCCATTTTGCAGAAGGCGCTGCATTTATTGCGATTTTTATTTCACGATTCAGCGTCCAAATCCCGAATTTGCTCAAGCCATTCTTCAAGAATACGAGTCGCGCCAAAATGAGCGATCCGAAAGCGCTCAAACGCTGTATTTTGGGGGCGGAACTCCAAGTCTTTTACCTGTTCCGGAACTCAGAACCATGATCGCAGCGCTCGGAAAAGATGCGTCTGAAATCACCCTGGAAGCGAATCCTGAAGACTTGAACGAAGCCTACCTGAACGAGCTCCGTGCAGCTGGCTGTAACCGACTCAGCTTGGGAATTCAAAGTTTTGAAGACCCCATTCTCAAATTTTTGGGCCGCAAACATCGATCGAAACAAGCTTACGAAACGGTTCTGTTGGCCAAGAAAGCAGGTTTTGAGCAAATATCGGTCGATCTCATCGTGGGCATCGAAGGAGAGAATCTGGAATCCGCCCGCTGGCTGCGAGATCAAGAGATTGGGCATCTCAGTGTTTACTTGCTAACCGTTGAGCCTTTTACCCCTCTTGCCCGTTTTATCGACCAAGGGCGTCTCAAAAAAATCGACGAAGATGTTCAGGCCGATGCTTATATTCGGATGCAAGAAAGCCTCTCGATGCTAGGATATCAACAGTACGAGATCTCGAACTACGCGCTGCCAGGACAAGAAAGCCTGCACAATCGAATTTACTGGTCTCAGGGTACCTATCTAGGGCTCGGACCTGGTGCTCATTCCATGCGTCTGCATGCCGATGGTTCCGTAACCCGTCGACGCAATCTTCCTCTGCTCAACCAGTGGCTTCAAAATCCAAGCTCTGCTCCTCATGAAGCAGAACTGCTCACTCCCGTCGAAGCGCTTCAGGAAGCGCTTGCATTTGGTATTCGAGACCTGCGCGGAATCGTTCCAGAAGCGCTTGCACGCCGACACAAAACTCCACTGGCAGCGAATTTCAAAACCTGTGTTCAAGAGCTCATGGACCGACATTGGCTCGCTCAAGAGCACGGCCGAATTTATTTGACTCAGACCGGTGCTCGATTTGCAGATGCAGTGAGTCGTGCATTTTTAACTCAAGCTAGCGAATAA
- the scpB gene encoding SMC-Scp complex subunit ScpB, giving the protein MFNLEHALEAILFASPEPLSLAQIVTIFENQGYEFAKEQIQETFESLRHRETGISLQEVGGGYVFRTVPAYGDLVRALLQEKPQRLSASQLEVLSIVAYRQPVTRQEIEDIRGVDCSGSLKRLLTLKLVKIMGKSQGLGRPLLYGTSKEFLEFFAFNSLHELPSLKEYQDLNQEKVGDEEKEQLEPETLADLFLEKEFFSKESEQQNQKALKELDRALGVLVETSKSIQSS; this is encoded by the coding sequence ATGTTTAACTTAGAACATGCTTTAGAAGCTATCTTATTTGCTTCTCCCGAACCCTTATCTTTGGCTCAGATAGTAACGATTTTTGAAAACCAAGGCTATGAATTCGCCAAAGAGCAAATCCAAGAAACTTTTGAGAGCTTGCGTCATCGCGAAACCGGGATTTCGCTGCAGGAAGTGGGGGGGGGATATGTATTTCGAACCGTTCCAGCTTATGGGGACTTGGTGCGAGCCTTGCTTCAAGAAAAGCCGCAGCGCCTCTCTGCCTCTCAGTTGGAGGTACTCTCTATTGTGGCGTATCGCCAACCGGTCACTCGACAAGAGATCGAAGATATTCGAGGCGTCGATTGTTCCGGCTCGCTGAAGCGCTTACTGACGCTCAAACTGGTTAAAATCATGGGCAAATCCCAAGGCCTTGGAAGGCCTCTGCTGTACGGAACTTCCAAAGAATTTCTAGAGTTTTTTGCGTTTAACTCGCTGCATGAACTTCCTTCGCTCAAAGAGTATCAAGATCTTAATCAAGAAAAAGTGGGAGATGAAGAGAAAGAACAACTTGAACCGGAAACTCTGGCAGATCTGTTTTTAGAAAAAGAATTTTTTTCAAAAGAAAGCGAACAGCAGAACCAGAAAGCCTTAAAAGAGCTGGATCGAGCTTTGGGGGTACTGGTGGAGACCTCAAAGTCTATCCAAAGTAGTTAA
- a CDS encoding segregation/condensation protein A, with the protein MALNLASIQLGDDRCRIEARGPFKNLDAKDYSPNPESDELRVSVPNFEGPLDLLLHLIKKHSMDIFDISISVITQKYLEEIENLELDLAGEFLLMAATLLQIKSRMLLPDEETSTEEEEALVDPRADLVRRLLEYQRFKGIAEQLGKRDTLGYSVFGRVYEEPSLEAQEERLLAPVNSYELIENFAKILEALQPKTGHTVSFESISLRARLSEMIDFSRIKLQFLFQDALRYFQIKTRLDVIVTFLAILEMARLKLVEIKQEPGAEAIHLKVLDVEFESDLGEWNV; encoded by the coding sequence ATGGCTCTTAATCTAGCCTCGATTCAACTGGGAGATGATCGTTGTCGAATCGAAGCTCGTGGTCCCTTTAAAAACTTGGATGCGAAAGACTATTCTCCCAATCCTGAGTCCGATGAATTGCGAGTTTCGGTGCCGAATTTTGAAGGCCCTCTGGATCTGTTGCTGCATTTAATCAAGAAGCACTCGATGGATATCTTCGATATCTCTATTTCTGTGATTACCCAAAAATATTTGGAGGAAATAGAAAACCTTGAGCTTGATTTGGCAGGCGAATTCTTATTGATGGCGGCGACGTTGCTGCAAATCAAAAGCAGGATGCTCTTGCCGGATGAGGAGACCTCAACGGAAGAGGAAGAAGCGTTGGTAGATCCAAGGGCAGACTTGGTGCGAAGGTTGCTCGAATATCAGCGTTTTAAAGGAATCGCGGAGCAACTGGGGAAACGCGATACCTTGGGATACAGCGTATTTGGGCGTGTGTATGAAGAACCCAGTTTAGAGGCGCAGGAAGAGCGATTGTTGGCACCGGTGAACTCATACGAATTGATTGAGAATTTTGCGAAAATATTAGAGGCATTGCAGCCGAAAACGGGCCACACGGTTTCATTTGAATCGATCAGCCTTCGAGCTCGCTTAAGCGAGATGATCGATTTTAGTCGAATCAAGTTGCAGTTTCTTTTTCAAGATGCGCTTCGCTATTTTCAGATCAAAACGCGCTTGGATGTGATTGTCACTTTTCTGGCGATTTTGGAGATGGCTCGATTGAAGCTGGTAGAAATCAAGCAAGAGCCAGGAGCAGAAGCCATTCATCTCAAAGTTTTGGATGTCGAGTTCGAGTCGGATTTGGGTGAATGGAATGTTTAA